A portion of the Streptomyces coeruleoprunus genome contains these proteins:
- a CDS encoding exodeoxyribonuclease III: MRIATWNVNSITARLPRLLAWLESSGTDVLCVQETKCTAEQFPADELRELGYESVVNATGRWNGVALLSRVGLDDVVVGLPGGPEYEGAQEPRAISATCGPVRVWSVYVPNGREVAHEHYAYKLRWLEALQGAVADDAAGPRPFAVLGDFNIAPTDDDVWDRAFFEGSTHVTAPERAALDGLKGVGLDDVVPRPLKYDHPFTYWDYRQLCFPKNRGMRIDLVYGNKPFADAVKDGYVDREERKGKGASDHAPVVVDLEV, encoded by the coding sequence ATGCGTATCGCCACCTGGAACGTCAATTCGATCACCGCTCGGCTGCCGCGGCTGCTGGCCTGGCTGGAGAGCAGCGGCACCGATGTGCTGTGCGTCCAGGAGACCAAGTGCACGGCCGAGCAGTTCCCCGCCGACGAGCTGCGCGAGCTGGGCTACGAGTCGGTGGTGAACGCCACGGGACGGTGGAACGGCGTGGCGCTGCTGTCCCGGGTCGGCCTCGACGACGTGGTCGTGGGGCTGCCCGGCGGACCCGAGTACGAGGGGGCGCAGGAGCCGCGGGCGATCTCCGCGACCTGCGGCCCCGTCCGGGTCTGGTCGGTGTACGTGCCGAACGGCCGCGAGGTCGCCCACGAGCACTACGCGTACAAGCTGCGCTGGCTGGAGGCCCTCCAGGGCGCCGTCGCCGACGACGCGGCGGGACCGCGCCCGTTCGCCGTGCTCGGCGACTTCAACATCGCGCCGACCGACGACGACGTGTGGGACCGCGCCTTCTTCGAGGGCTCCACGCACGTCACGGCACCGGAGCGGGCCGCGCTCGACGGGCTGAAGGGCGTCGGCCTGGACGACGTCGTGCCGCGCCCCCTCAAGTACGACCACCCGTTCACGTACTGGGACTACCGTCAGCTCTGCTTCCCGAAGAACCGCGGCATGCGGATCGACCTCGTGTACGGCAACAAGCCGTTCGCCGACGCGGTCAAGGACGGCTACGTGGACCGC
- a CDS encoding MBL fold metallo-hydrolase → MKVTKKSHACVRLEKDGRTLVIDPGGFSEEDAALGADAILVTHEHPDHFDEGRLRAGLEANPAAEIWTLRSVAEQLSAAFPGRVHTVGHGDTFTAAGFDIEVHGELHAVIHPDVPRITNVGYLVDGAVFHPGDALTVPGRPVETLFVPVMAPWNKISEVIDYVREVKPQRAIDIHDALLAPLARPIYDRHIGGLGGTDHRRMTPGAYTEL, encoded by the coding sequence ATGAAGGTGACCAAGAAATCCCACGCCTGCGTGCGGCTGGAGAAAGACGGCCGCACCCTCGTCATCGACCCCGGCGGCTTCAGCGAGGAGGACGCCGCCCTCGGTGCCGACGCGATCCTCGTGACGCACGAGCACCCCGACCACTTCGACGAGGGCCGGCTCCGGGCGGGCCTGGAGGCGAACCCCGCCGCCGAGATCTGGACGCTGCGCAGCGTCGCCGAGCAGCTGTCCGCCGCCTTCCCGGGCCGCGTGCACACGGTCGGCCACGGCGACACGTTCACCGCCGCCGGCTTCGACATCGAGGTGCACGGCGAACTGCACGCCGTCATCCACCCGGACGTCCCGCGCATCACCAACGTCGGCTACCTCGTCGACGGCGCCGTCTTCCACCCCGGCGACGCGCTCACCGTGCCCGGGCGGCCGGTCGAGACGCTGTTCGTGCCGGTCATGGCGCCCTGGAACAAGATCTCCGAGGTCATCGACTACGTCCGCGAGGTCAAGCCGCAGCGGGCGATCGACATCCACGACGCCCTGCTCGCCCCGCTCGCCCGGCCGATCTACGACCGGCACATCGGCGGACTCGGCGGCACCGACCACCGCAGGATGACCCCGGGGGCCTACACCGAGCTGTGA
- the pcaC gene encoding 4-carboxymuconolactone decarboxylase, whose translation MSETNAETLQYRLDGPEDAPVLVLGPSLGTTWHMWDRQIPELTARWRVVRFDLPGHGGAPAEPFSSVTELTDRLLATLDELGVQRFGYAGCGIGGAVGADLALRAPHRLASLALVASSARFGSADEFRQRGVVVRAHGLDPMARTAPERWFTPAFAAAQPAIVEWAVQMVRTTDAGCYIAACEALAAFDVRAGLGRIGVPTLVLVGSDDQVTAAAEARTLVAGIPDARLAVVPGACHLAPVEQPAAVTDLLVRHFSSAWQDTLAAIPVPGPAVSAAQPEAAPPAPPVPPAPPEPPTAGRPDPYETGMRIRREVLGDAHVDRATAAADDFTRDFQELITRYAWGEVWSRDGLDRRTRSCVTLTALVAGGHLDELAFHTRAALRNGLTPTEIREVLLQAAVYCGVPAANSAFRVAQRVIQEETTL comes from the coding sequence GTGAGTGAGACGAACGCCGAAACTCTGCAGTACCGCCTCGACGGGCCGGAAGACGCCCCGGTCCTGGTCCTGGGGCCGTCCCTCGGTACCACCTGGCACATGTGGGACCGCCAGATACCCGAGCTGACCGCCCGGTGGCGGGTCGTCCGGTTCGACCTGCCCGGCCACGGCGGCGCCCCCGCCGAACCATTCTCGTCCGTCACGGAACTCACCGACCGGCTCCTCGCCACCCTCGATGAACTGGGCGTCCAGCGCTTCGGCTACGCCGGCTGCGGCATCGGCGGGGCCGTCGGCGCCGACCTCGCCCTGCGCGCCCCGCACCGGCTCGCCTCCCTCGCCCTGGTCGCCTCATCGGCCCGGTTCGGCAGCGCCGACGAGTTCCGCCAGCGCGGGGTCGTCGTCCGCGCGCACGGCCTCGACCCCATGGCGCGCACCGCGCCCGAGCGGTGGTTCACGCCCGCCTTCGCCGCGGCGCAGCCCGCGATCGTCGAGTGGGCGGTCCAGATGGTCCGTACTACCGACGCGGGCTGCTACATCGCCGCCTGCGAGGCGCTGGCCGCCTTCGACGTGCGCGCCGGCCTCGGCCGCATCGGCGTCCCCACGCTCGTCCTGGTCGGCTCCGACGACCAGGTCACCGCGGCGGCGGAGGCCCGCACCCTGGTCGCCGGCATCCCCGACGCCCGCCTCGCCGTCGTCCCCGGCGCCTGCCACCTCGCGCCCGTCGAGCAGCCCGCCGCCGTCACCGACCTGCTCGTACGGCACTTCTCCAGCGCCTGGCAGGACACCCTCGCGGCCATCCCCGTACCGGGCCCGGCCGTGTCCGCCGCCCAGCCCGAGGCGGCCCCGCCCGCCCCACCCGTCCCGCCGGCCCCGCCCGAGCCGCCGACGGCCGGCAGGCCCGACCCGTACGAGACGGGCATGAGGATCCGCCGCGAGGTCCTGGGCGACGCGCACGTGGACCGGGCGACGGCCGCCGCCGACGACTTCACGCGGGACTTCCAGGAGCTGATCACCCGCTACGCGTGGGGCGAGGTGTGGAGCCGCGACGGCCTCGACCGCCGCACGCGCAGCTGCGTCACCCTCACCGCCCTCGTCGCGGGCGGCCACCTCGACGAACTGGCCTTCCACACCCGCGCGGCGCTGCGCAACGGCCTGACGCCCACGGAAATCCGCGAGGTCCTCCTCCAGGCGGCGGTGTACTGCGGGGTCCCGGCGGCCAACTCCGCGTTCCGCGTGGCCCAGCGCGTGATCCAGGAGGAGACCACCCTCTGA